Proteins found in one Methylobacter sp. S3L5C genomic segment:
- a CDS encoding PAS domain S-box protein produces the protein MELCNDDGLPKREKLGELLMHMQNSLLAIESGTETTGYFEQVTGLVQALTGYDSVMVYRFEANWDGEVIAQSRIEAAKAYLGSRFPASDIPPQARYLYTKNLVRIVADAGVKPVPVVPVLNPVNQQPLDMTYSALRSLSPIHLEYLGNMGVQASMVISLLQNGRLWGLISCHHMTSKRVSFAMREAAVFISRMISTELTSIEMRNERLLLNKVSSIKTTLLKSILIHSEIEVLGSLSADLLNLVDASGMIVVVEGQRYFQGQVPEPEAVDALLNWLSLQSITDVFSCDHLSKQFPPASAYTEIASGIITTALSSDMCNCLIWLRKEKQRTVKWAGSYEQGLVQTAAGNFRLNPRSSFESWSELWRGYSDHWTAADINIVNALGKTLSEGLAQKHNDQLAKNERDSLRKLNLVMEAERAEVLGRLQKIADQLPDMIFQLHLSVDGKTSFPFVSEGIRDIYRLVPEDVSENASKLFALVHPDDYDDFIAVTHESALNLTPISHEFRVKYDDGTERWLFRKSQPQREADGSTLWHGFTTDITERKQSEDKLRLNNEALKVITQGVLIASNDQSILWANDAFASITGYSQAEILGRNCRFVQGPLTDLQTLNEIRVALKSLKPYFGEILNYRKDGTIFWNELTISFVFDAQGQLTHFISTTRDITERKYQEQQDREHLSQLAHVTRLGLMGEMASGIAHEVNQPLTAIATYSQVSLNLMKAENPDLIKLAEISYKTQQQALRAGQIIRRLRDFVKGNTKQTACIDINELINEAANLCLSELKHGNITLSVELQQNLPFVIVDTIQIEQVIINLLRNSADALESCLENQHRKISIHSLLMPNETIEVRVKDNGPGIDDEQQQKIIMPFYTTKSDGMGMGLSISRSIIEAHEGTLRFNSKVGKGTTFYFNLPIESKAGQY, from the coding sequence TTGGAATTATGCAATGACGATGGTTTGCCCAAGCGAGAAAAACTGGGTGAACTGCTTATGCACATGCAGAATTCACTACTGGCTATCGAATCAGGTACTGAAACTACCGGTTACTTTGAACAAGTGACAGGATTGGTGCAAGCGCTGACCGGCTATGATAGTGTTATGGTTTATCGTTTTGAAGCTAATTGGGACGGCGAGGTTATTGCGCAAAGTCGCATTGAAGCTGCCAAAGCCTATTTGGGTTCACGATTTCCTGCCAGTGATATTCCGCCACAGGCCAGGTACTTGTACACTAAAAATCTGGTACGTATCGTTGCGGATGCCGGCGTTAAACCGGTTCCTGTAGTACCGGTATTAAATCCGGTCAATCAACAACCGCTTGATATGACTTATTCAGCACTGCGCAGCCTTTCTCCGATCCATTTAGAATACCTCGGCAATATGGGGGTTCAGGCATCAATGGTAATTTCACTGCTGCAAAACGGGCGCTTATGGGGTTTGATTTCTTGCCATCACATGACCTCAAAACGGGTGTCGTTTGCCATGCGGGAAGCGGCCGTATTTATTTCCCGAATGATATCAACAGAACTAACCTCGATTGAGATGAGGAATGAGCGCTTGCTGCTCAACAAAGTCTCGTCTATTAAAACGACGTTACTTAAATCCATCCTCATCCATTCTGAAATAGAGGTTCTGGGCAGTTTAAGCGCTGATCTACTTAATTTAGTGGATGCTTCAGGTATGATTGTTGTTGTCGAAGGTCAGCGTTATTTTCAGGGTCAGGTACCTGAACCTGAAGCTGTTGACGCGCTTCTGAACTGGTTAAGCTTGCAGTCAATAACCGACGTTTTCAGCTGCGATCATCTGTCAAAACAGTTTCCTCCTGCCAGCGCTTATACAGAAATTGCATCAGGAATCATAACAACGGCACTTTCAAGCGATATGTGTAATTGCCTTATTTGGTTGCGCAAAGAGAAACAACGCACAGTCAAATGGGCAGGTAGTTACGAGCAAGGTCTCGTACAAACTGCGGCTGGAAATTTCCGTCTTAATCCTCGCAGTTCCTTTGAAAGTTGGTCGGAATTATGGCGTGGATACAGTGACCATTGGACTGCAGCTGATATCAATATTGTTAATGCCTTAGGGAAAACCTTGTCGGAAGGGTTAGCGCAGAAACATAACGATCAATTGGCAAAAAATGAACGTGACAGCTTGCGGAAACTTAACCTTGTGATGGAAGCTGAGCGTGCAGAGGTCTTGGGTCGCCTGCAGAAAATTGCCGACCAGTTACCGGACATGATTTTTCAACTTCATTTGAGTGTTGACGGAAAAACCTCTTTTCCTTTCGTCAGCGAAGGCATTCGTGACATATATCGACTAGTCCCTGAGGACGTTAGCGAGAATGCATCAAAACTGTTTGCTTTGGTTCATCCAGACGACTACGACGACTTTATTGCCGTCACCCACGAATCGGCTCTAAATTTAACCCCGATTAGCCATGAATTCCGTGTGAAGTATGACGATGGCACGGAGCGCTGGCTGTTTCGAAAGTCTCAGCCGCAACGAGAAGCTGATGGTTCTACACTTTGGCATGGTTTCACTACAGACATTACCGAACGCAAGCAGTCGGAAGACAAGCTGCGACTTAACAATGAAGCTCTGAAAGTAATCACCCAGGGTGTCCTCATCGCCAGTAATGACCAGAGTATCTTGTGGGCTAATGATGCTTTTGCATCAATTACCGGTTATAGTCAGGCAGAAATTCTGGGCCGGAATTGTCGATTTGTTCAAGGCCCACTTACCGATCTACAAACGTTGAACGAGATTCGTGTGGCGTTAAAAAGTTTGAAGCCATACTTCGGCGAAATACTCAATTACCGCAAAGACGGCACTATCTTCTGGAACGAACTGACGATTTCTTTTGTGTTTGATGCGCAAGGTCAACTGACTCACTTTATTAGTACGACTCGTGATATCACCGAGCGTAAGTATCAGGAACAGCAGGACCGGGAGCATTTAAGCCAGCTTGCCCATGTCACTCGTCTTGGTTTAATGGGTGAAATGGCTTCCGGGATTGCTCATGAAGTCAACCAGCCTCTGACTGCAATCGCTACCTATTCACAAGTTAGCTTAAACCTGATGAAAGCTGAAAATCCTGATTTGATCAAGCTTGCCGAGATTTCATACAAAACCCAGCAACAGGCATTAAGAGCGGGGCAAATCATTCGTCGCTTGAGAGACTTTGTTAAAGGCAATACAAAACAAACCGCGTGCATTGATATTAACGAATTAATAAATGAAGCTGCCAACTTATGTCTATCTGAACTTAAACACGGCAACATCACGCTATCAGTTGAATTACAGCAAAACTTGCCGTTTGTGATTGTTGATACTATTCAAATTGAACAGGTCATCATAAATCTGCTTCGAAACAGCGCCGATGCCTTGGAAAGTTGTCTCGAAAACCAGCACCGTAAAATATCCATTCATAGTCTGTTAATGCCCAATGAGACTATAGAAGTCAGGGTAAAAGACAATGGCCCCGGCATTGATGACGAGCAGCAACAAAAAATAATAATGCCTTTTTACACTACCAAGTCTGACGGCATGGGCATGGGATTATCAATCAGTCGCTCCATTATTGAGGCTCATGAAGGTACTTTGCGATTCAACAGCAAAGTGGGAAAGGGCACTACATTTTATTTCAACCTGCCAATAGAGAGCAAAGCGGGTCAGTATTAA
- a CDS encoding carboxymuconolactone decarboxylase family protein → MLNKTSSPALNTLSDILEKYPRRRVLMFKAMEEIMGNLSPFSKGIRELLFAYTSDLNQCSISYDFHKAASVASGLDESVFTALKTDINSPKIDDKLKPILRFIKKLTLTPDKITPADAQQIFDAGWDEHAYFDSVCICSIINCMNRIVTALGVEDDSPGSNHSDKMLFTLGYAG, encoded by the coding sequence ATGTTAAATAAAACGTCAAGCCCGGCTCTTAATACCTTGTCAGATATACTGGAAAAATATCCGCGTCGTCGGGTGTTGATGTTCAAGGCCATGGAAGAAATCATGGGTAACCTTTCACCTTTCAGCAAGGGAATACGTGAGTTACTGTTTGCTTACACGTCAGATTTAAATCAATGCAGTATATCTTATGACTTCCATAAAGCCGCTTCGGTGGCTTCAGGTCTTGATGAATCGGTATTTACCGCCTTAAAAACGGATATCAACAGTCCCAAAATAGATGACAAACTAAAACCAATCCTCCGTTTTATAAAAAAACTAACCCTTACACCTGACAAAATAACGCCTGCCGATGCTCAACAAATATTCGATGCAGGCTGGGATGAACACGCTTATTTTGATTCTGTTTGTATCTGCTCAATTATTAATTGTATGAATCGTATTGTTACCGCTTTAGGCGTCGAAGACGATTCTCCCGGTAGTAATCATTCCGACAAAATGCTATTTACCTTGGGTTATGCTGGTTGA
- a CDS encoding LysR family transcriptional regulator: protein MEIQQIRYFLAVCDHGTITHAAQRSYVSQPSLTQAIKKLEDEIGGVLFARTRSGCQLTPLGRMVEPNFRQIYKDLQATKAEAIRFTRLNTIPLRIGLMKTIGSQRLSPCLAGFQQDFPNIELELIVDSEVALLKQLDLELLDIVISAPIHTLAAPYQSKVLYEERYVVAFSATHRFNQLQKIDLKALQSEPYLDRLNCELREGLKEVCHNQDIDLYAAYRSNSEEWILRMVEEGIGVALMPEYTLPKEATNISYRYLVEPAISRQLYVIYMQQISVKSELQALISHLSLA, encoded by the coding sequence ATGGAAATACAGCAAATCCGTTATTTTTTGGCAGTCTGTGATCATGGCACCATCACGCATGCGGCGCAACGTAGTTATGTCTCGCAGCCGTCGTTGACTCAGGCAATAAAAAAGCTGGAAGATGAAATAGGCGGAGTGTTGTTCGCACGAACTCGTTCAGGTTGTCAGTTAACGCCGTTAGGCCGTATGGTTGAACCCAATTTCAGGCAAATTTATAAAGACCTTCAGGCAACCAAAGCAGAGGCAATTCGTTTTACCCGCTTAAATACCATTCCTTTACGTATTGGCCTAATGAAAACGATAGGCTCACAACGCCTGAGTCCTTGTTTGGCAGGGTTTCAGCAAGATTTTCCAAATATCGAACTGGAATTAATTGTCGACAGCGAAGTCGCTTTATTAAAGCAACTGGATTTGGAATTACTGGATATCGTAATCAGTGCGCCTATACATACTTTGGCAGCACCGTATCAATCAAAAGTACTCTACGAAGAACGCTATGTAGTGGCATTTAGCGCTACGCATCGCTTTAATCAATTGCAAAAAATCGATCTTAAAGCTCTTCAGTCAGAACCTTATTTAGACCGGCTAAACTGTGAGTTAAGGGAAGGTTTGAAAGAGGTGTGCCACAATCAGGACATTGATCTTTATGCGGCTTATCGCAGTAACAGCGAAGAATGGATTCTGCGTATGGTAGAAGAGGGGATCGGTGTTGCATTAATGCCCGAATATACCCTGCCGAAGGAGGCAACCAACATCAGTTATCGTTATCTTGTTGAGCCGGCAATCAGTCGTCAGCTTTATGTGATTTACATGCAGCAGATATCAGTAAAGTCCGAATTACAGGCATTGATTAGCCATTTAAGCCTTGCATAA
- a CDS encoding biliverdin-producing heme oxygenase, whose amino-acid sequence MTSSFKSSQDKNKGLTLRTLLRDATHHHHLQLNRHLLLAGLTQPNYPLSHYQTLLCTYYQLYALLEGRINLFLKGHLVAFNYSERSKLSWLIKDLDFFQIDILALHTLSQTATDFLKIETIGQLVGVLYVVEGSTLGGQMISQVLAKNYSFRHDAGSCFFIGYGEKTMTFWQQFIAFSDTLSGDKHECQAAVEAAGQTFQLFNQVLDDVVHQNYMTVS is encoded by the coding sequence ATGACATCATCATTCAAGAGTTCGCAGGATAAAAATAAAGGCTTAACATTACGAACATTACTGCGCGATGCGACTCATCACCATCACTTACAGCTCAATCGACATCTGTTACTCGCGGGACTGACGCAGCCAAACTATCCGTTAAGCCATTACCAGACTCTGCTATGCACTTATTATCAGCTTTATGCCTTACTGGAAGGGCGTATCAATTTATTTCTTAAAGGTCATTTGGTAGCATTTAATTATAGCGAACGCAGCAAGTTATCCTGGCTGATTAAAGATCTGGATTTTTTTCAAATTGATATTCTGGCTCTGCATACTTTGTCACAAACCGCGACCGATTTTTTAAAAATAGAGACTATCGGGCAACTGGTGGGAGTGCTGTACGTGGTGGAAGGATCTACCTTGGGTGGGCAGATGATTTCTCAAGTGTTGGCAAAAAATTATAGTTTTAGGCATGATGCCGGTAGTTGTTTTTTTATCGGTTATGGCGAAAAGACAATGACCTTCTGGCAACAATTCATTGCTTTTTCTGATACCCTTTCGGGCGATAAACACGAATGCCAAGCCGCAGTTGAGGCAGCTGGCCAGACTTTTCAATTATTTAATCAGGTTCTGGATGACGTTGTGCATCAAAACTACATGACGGTATCTTAA
- a CDS encoding peptide chain release factor 3, with translation MSETHPELQRRRTFAIISHPDAGKTTITEKLLLFGGAIQLAGSVKGRKAARHATSDWMEMEKERGISVTTSVMQFEHNNCIINLLDTPGHEDFSEDTYRTLTAVDSALMVIDVAKGVEMRTIKLMEVCRLRTTPILTFINKLDREGREPIELMDEVENVLKIKCAPMTWPIGMGKRFKGVYHLYKDEIHLFSAQHGGKIAEAQVIKGLNNPKLDELLKYQAEELRDEIELVKGASHEFDLEDYLAGNLTPVFFGSAVNNFGILELLDAFSEYAPSPRPRQAEQRVVSPEEEKFTGFVFKVQANMDPSHRDRVAFLRVCSGKFDKGMKVHHVRINKTIQVGNAITFQADTRKSVEEAYPGDIIGLHNHGTIQVGDTFTQGEILKYGGIPYFAPELFRRVILKDPLRAKALQKGLVQLTEEGATQLFKPLKNNDLILGAVGILQFDVTAFRLKGEYNVECVYDAVPISTVRWVSSDKPAKLEDFKKKAFDNLAEDGGGYLVYLANSRVNLQLTEERWPDIKFSATREL, from the coding sequence ATGTCAGAAACACATCCAGAATTGCAACGGCGTCGTACATTCGCCATCATTTCACATCCAGATGCGGGTAAAACCACCATTACTGAAAAACTCTTGTTATTCGGTGGTGCTATTCAGCTTGCCGGTTCGGTAAAAGGGCGTAAAGCGGCGCGTCACGCGACCTCTGACTGGATGGAGATGGAAAAAGAACGAGGTATTTCTGTTACCACGTCAGTAATGCAGTTTGAACATAATAATTGCATTATTAACCTGCTCGACACTCCCGGACATGAAGACTTTTCGGAAGATACTTATCGAACGTTAACTGCGGTAGATTCAGCGCTGATGGTAATAGACGTTGCCAAAGGCGTTGAAATGCGCACGATTAAGTTAATGGAAGTGTGTCGGTTACGTACTACGCCCATTCTTACCTTTATTAATAAATTGGATAGGGAAGGACGTGAACCCATTGAATTAATGGACGAAGTCGAAAATGTATTAAAAATTAAATGTGCACCTATGACATGGCCTATTGGCATGGGTAAACGCTTTAAAGGGGTTTATCATCTTTATAAAGATGAAATTCATTTGTTTAGCGCACAACATGGCGGAAAAATTGCTGAAGCCCAAGTTATCAAAGGTTTAAATAATCCCAAACTGGATGAATTGCTTAAATATCAGGCAGAAGAATTACGGGACGAAATTGAATTGGTTAAAGGTGCCAGTCACGAGTTTGATCTTGAAGACTATCTGGCAGGAAATTTAACGCCGGTGTTTTTTGGTTCTGCCGTCAATAATTTCGGGATTCTTGAGTTACTGGATGCCTTCTCGGAATATGCGCCATCACCCAGGCCAAGACAGGCCGAACAGCGAGTCGTTTCCCCTGAAGAGGAAAAATTTACCGGTTTTGTATTTAAAGTTCAGGCCAACATGGATCCATCTCATAGAGACCGGGTTGCGTTTTTGCGTGTATGTTCCGGTAAATTCGATAAAGGCATGAAGGTTCATCATGTTCGCATTAATAAAACTATTCAGGTTGGTAATGCCATCACCTTTCAGGCAGACACCCGTAAAAGCGTAGAAGAAGCATATCCCGGTGATATCATTGGTTTACATAACCACGGCACCATTCAGGTTGGTGATACTTTTACTCAAGGTGAAATACTTAAATATGGCGGTATTCCTTATTTTGCTCCTGAATTATTCCGTCGGGTTATTTTAAAAGATCCGCTGAGAGCCAAAGCCTTACAAAAGGGACTTGTGCAACTGACTGAAGAAGGCGCAACGCAGTTATTTAAACCATTAAAAAATAATGACCTTATTCTGGGTGCAGTCGGTATTTTACAATTTGACGTTACCGCATTTCGACTGAAAGGCGAATATAATGTTGAATGTGTTTATGATGCTGTGCCCATCTCAACGGTGCGCTGGGTCAGTTCTGACAAGCCCGCTAAACTTGAAGATTTCAAGAAAAAAGCATTTGATAATCTGGCTGAAGACGGTGGTGGTTATCTGGTTTATCTTGCCAATAGCCGGGTAAATTTACAGTTGACAGAGGAACGTTGGCCGGATATTAAATTCAGTGCTACCAGAGAATTATAG
- a CDS encoding EthD family reductase, translating to MKAAKLIVMYPTPTDIDTFEHRYAQEHVPMAIEKLAGKTRFVASLIKVAVGLEQTPFHRIAEIYFPSMQDLETCLNSLGGQETAQHAVTISTGGTPLFLIAEVESFDF from the coding sequence ATGAAAGCAGCAAAATTGATTGTGATGTACCCAACGCCTACCGATATTGATACTTTTGAACATCGCTATGCCCAAGAGCATGTCCCGATGGCCATAGAAAAACTGGCTGGTAAAACCCGCTTTGTTGCCTCTCTTATTAAAGTTGCGGTAGGTCTCGAACAAACACCTTTTCATCGTATTGCCGAAATTTATTTCCCGTCAATGCAAGATCTGGAGACTTGTTTAAACTCACTTGGCGGTCAGGAAACAGCGCAACATGCCGTTACTATTTCAACTGGCGGTACACCACTTTTTTTAATCGCAGAAGTTGAAAGTTTCGATTTTTAA
- a CDS encoding metallophosphoesterase family protein — protein MPYSLDDWKKSNTVLKSILKKILCSKKNEPSVPGLPKNHRLYCIGDIHGRLDLLLEAHQKISFDAAHFEGVKILVYLGDYIDRGNQSRQVVDCLLGNNFPDFKKVFLLGNHEQVLLQFLLGKDALIAHDWFKFGGLSTLASYGVHIDGIPTLTDLARLQVEFKKKLPARHSDFFEHLALKYEIGNYFFVHAGIKPKIKLHLQRPEDMLWIREEFLTSDLFHGKIIVHGHTITDEPEILHNRIGLDTGAYASGRLTCAVFESINCRFL, from the coding sequence TTGCCTTATTCACTTGATGACTGGAAAAAATCTAATACTGTTTTGAAATCTATCTTAAAAAAAATTCTATGCTCAAAAAAAAATGAGCCCTCCGTCCCTGGCTTACCAAAAAACCACAGGCTTTATTGTATTGGCGATATTCATGGTCGCTTAGATTTATTGTTAGAAGCTCACCAGAAAATCAGCTTTGATGCCGCACATTTTGAGGGTGTTAAAATACTGGTCTATCTGGGTGATTACATCGATAGAGGAAATCAATCCAGACAAGTTGTTGATTGTTTGTTAGGAAATAATTTTCCTGACTTTAAAAAAGTATTTTTATTAGGTAATCATGAACAGGTTTTATTACAATTTTTATTGGGTAAAGACGCCTTAATTGCTCACGACTGGTTCAAATTTGGCGGCCTGTCAACACTGGCAAGTTACGGTGTGCATATTGATGGCATTCCAACTTTAACTGATTTAGCACGATTACAAGTTGAATTTAAAAAAAAATTACCCGCCAGACATTCAGATTTTTTTGAACACTTAGCCCTTAAATATGAAATAGGTAACTATTTTTTTGTACATGCCGGCATTAAACCTAAAATTAAACTTCATCTTCAACGCCCTGAAGATATGCTGTGGATTCGGGAAGAATTTTTAACTAGCGACTTATTTCACGGCAAGATCATCGTACATGGACATACCATCACTGATGAGCCGGAAATTCTTCATAATCGTATCGGTTTAGACACCGGTGCTTATGCATCAGGAAGATTAACCTGTGCTGTTTTTGAATCTATAAATTGTCGTTTTTTATAA